The sequence ATCAACGTGGTGCTGAAAGTTCGAATGCACTGCGATGCATGTGCTCAAGCATTGCAGAAGAGGATTGGAAGAATTCAGGGTAATTAAGAAGCTAGTAATAAAGTCCAAgcattgattttttttagagCATAAAATGTGGTGACACAGTTTTGTGGCAATGCACAGGGGTGGAATCGGTGACAACAGACATAGCAAATGATcaagtgacggtgaaaggtgTTGTTGATCCGGATAAGCTTGTGAATGATGTGTACAAGAAAACCGGTAAACAAGCGTCGGTGGTGAAGGATGAAGAGaagaaggaagaagaagaagaagaagagaagaaagcAGAGGAGAAGAAGGATGAAAAACAAGATCAAGACAAGAAACAAGCTGGAGATCAGGAAAGCAAGGAAGAAGACGATAAGAAAACCGACATCAAGAAGAACGAGTATTGGCCTCCAAAGTATAACTTGGAGTATGCTTATGCGCCTCAAATGTTCAGTGATGAGAACCCAAATGCTTGCTCTGTTATGTAACTACGTTTGTTCCCAGGACTACTACTAACTACATTTGGATCCATATTGTAGTTATTCGATTTGTCGATGGGAATAATATTGCTTATGCATTATATGTGTTAATAAGTAGCCGTTTCCCAATAAAATCCTGCAAGTTTTTTGAATTCTTTCATGCACCATAAGCTGAAACTGCTCTTTCTCTTCAATGTATTTGTCCTAATTCATTTTCCATGTTAccagaaacatatatatatatgtgatgcAAAGGTGATTTAACATTTTGTATGCaaaattttcaatgatttttatataattgttgtacttgggattttttttttttttttttttggtctttCTTACTGTAAGATGCTATATGTCATATATAAACTTTAAAGACAATCATGAATTAAAAATGTACGTACGCAGGCCCTTATCTACAAGTTGTTTGCATTGTATTGCCATTTAAAAAGGTTTTGAATCCGTGGCATGCACACATGTGCTTGAAAAGTCGCTAATTGCCCCCACAATTCCACATAAAAGTGAACTCGTAATCAAAATGTGGGGATTCACAACTACTAACCATTCATAATGATTCTTTTGTTTCATATGTTTGTCCAAGCCCACTGAGCAATATGTACGTTTTGCGTATATTCTTATTtagttaatattattttatatagaGCTCAGTGATAGGTGTAAAGCATTTCAATTAAATATCTTTATCGGATTTGTctctatatttatataaaatataactcGTTTAAATGCTCAACTTTGATTTAAAACCCATGTGTTTTATGAACTATATTTTATTAGGATGTTTATGGAATGTTTTGGGGAAAAATACATTTAATTTCTCATGTTAGGAAGACATGTTATTTCGAATATGATCATAATTGTGAGGATCGATCGGAGTACTTAATTCCAaatcattttttatattaatcaaatccattaattaAGATGAATGAGTCTTGGCACAACTTGTACTCATCATCTTAAATTAATttgtttgtcaaaaaaaaaaaaaaaagagtggtcAATTTGAGGTGTAAATTGGAATCATTAATATACCCCCAAGATATGCACAAATCCAAAAACAGGAACATATAATTAATCTGTTTTCGCCTAATTTTATCATCATTTACAATTAATTAATTCTGAAATAAATCTGGCAACCAAAACCAGCCAGATTTGGGAATTCTATGTTCAAGTGAGATCCTTGTTTTGAAATATATTCGTGGTCGtgaaatgatatgatgatgtCCATGTTGGTCCACAACTTCAAGGCCGAGGTCCTTAATTAATTCTTGTTAATTAAATgtataaaatcaaattatatGCAATTTTAATAAAATCTGTTCCAAAATTTGAATCATGTATTTGATAATTTCAATTCATCAGACTGTACATCACTACACTTTAAAAACCAAAACTCAGCAATCCAATCGAAACCTGAAACTCAGCGTGACTATAGCGCCATCTACTGATATCCAGATGCAAATAATTATTACAAAGCAGACATGGCAGCTACCTCTTTCTTGCCTCTATTTCTCATGTGGTCGTGACAAGGTTTGGACATCAGATGTATGTTATTCGTCGTATAAGTACGAACACCTTCGTGTCTGGAACTTAGCTTTATCCCTTTGTGTTTACCAGTGAAAGATTGTCTGCAAGGAGAATTCTTTGGAAGATGAAGGACTTTGACTTGGCACGTCTTTTCCAAGTTTGGGATTGCATGGAGATGCGATGGAAGATCGATTATGAATTCTCCATAGCTATCTGTCTTGCCTTTTGCCCATAATTTCTTAGTCCAGCTTCCATTTGTGACACAGAAGACGGCCATGGATGCACCTGGAGATGTACATGTTAAAGAAAGTACTAATTAATCTTATATCGATATTTTCattcatgtaaaaaaaaaaagaacacttCAAGCTATATCTACCTGAGACTGGATTTGGAACATGGATGGAAATTTGATCGTTTGCACCAGCATGGCAAACAAGTTTGCCACTTATTACAACAGTGGAGAGCTTCTCCTCCCCATAACCTGCCCAATCAACCAACAATTCATCAACTTCAGAGTTCAATATTCTTCTCGCTTCCACCGGAGTTTCAACACATATAATTATGACGATAAACACCAAGAAAGCCGTCTTCATGATCAACGCGAGACGGCCTCCCATAAATCGACTCATTTTCTTCGCAATTGTTTATAGAATGCAACTTTGATTTGAAGGGAAGATGAGAATCAAGGTGACGATGAAGTTGAGGCTACCACCTTGGGGTTTTTATACGTCTACAAAGAGAGTCAAGTGCATGGTTCACATGCCATATTCCAACATGCGAAGTTACGGTCCTATCCCCCACGATGAAGGGTGGAGTACTTGTGGTAAAGTGATCAGAGAAAGACCCACTAGGGGACATAATAGTCAATGAAAGTAAATTTGAGTCTAAGGTCAAAGGGTTTGGTCAACTTTGAATGtctttttaatctttttttaagCGTAGAGGAATTAAAGATTGGAAGTTGGGAAATGGAAGGCTAACTGCTTATGTTGGTAGCCTAACTTTATCGCATACGTACGCATTGTTTTAATACCAAAATTCACTCAAAGAAGCCTCAAAATGAGAAGGCATCAATCCATGACTGGTGTTACGTACGTTAATGTTTGGAGTCAATTTGTCAAGCCTGCCTCAACTATTTCCTACCTATGCATGCAACGCCTTCAAATAAAATTCTTTACCTAAAAAAAATGACACATCTTTTTGTATATTTTTGTAatgggaatatatatatatatatatatatatatatatattatcgtcgttaaattaaataatttcattcCCATGCAATACatgcaataatcaataatcaacGCTTGACTTCTATACTAGATCTGACCTCGACATTTAtaattcgattttttttttggggtttATGAGAAtgaaaaagaataaaaatatatacaagaTCATTTGACCTTGCGACATCATGTCGTCCGACTTCTAAGATAGTCCAATAATGGAGTTGGACCAAGCACGATAAGTCAAAAGGATTAATGCGCCTAATAATAATTCGGAGATCATCCACTACTTATAATTACATATTCAATAACAATTAGTTAATTGCGCACGATCTTAATTGTATTATCAAGACTACAAGAAAACACGGCGGCAGTCAAATTATGTCATATTTTTTCACATTGTCAGCACATTTTTTTTAGAGAAAGATCTCGTAATATTAATTAagattaagaaaaaaataagtttttaattACAAGATCAATAAGTCAAAAGAAAAAACTCTCATGCTCCCAAACAAAAGAGAAAACTCCCGCGCtcgtaagttttttttttattattaaaaaactaaaaaaatttcaagttcATTAGGCATTATCATCTTTGTTTTTGATATAGCAGATTGATTTATTGCATGAAATATACACTCAACAATTTATAGATTGTTCATAAACttgtaaaacaaaataaaagtatAGGAAGTAGTCACCTTGATAACTTAAAGTATATACATATTTgttagttttgtttttttcaCGATGTATGAATCCACACTCGTGAACACTGAGTAAATTTTGAACTAATGTGATAGTCTATAAACATTATTAACTAGCTAGTACTCTATCTATAAATTTTTACATATATTCGGGAATTGGGTGGGTAAGTTTTTCTgggaaaataatatattttaaacacGTTCGGAATTTGGACGAAGTAATTCATTTTGATTTCTGGCTTATGCTGTatcttttaaaatcaaaatttttttgttgttatattcaaaattgttttttaaaactTACGAATATTATTTACCTATAATTTTAAATTGGATAGTTAAATGtcttctcaaaaaaaaatttggatagTTAAATGAAATAGATCGGGAATTGGAACGATTATTTGGCGGTCACTCTGCCTCTTCTTCTTTCTATTCACAATGTCTGGCGGCCTCTTGAATTTGAAATCCGTGGGCGACCCGATTGGCGATCCGGACCCGGGAAATGAATCCGTCGAGAAACCTAAGAAAGTAACGGAGGTGGATTTAGGCAATGGAAGCCAAGTTTTGCACATGCCCAGATTTATTTCTTACCAAGATTCTTGTCAATTTTTCGATTACTTGAATGAAAATATACCTTGGATAAGACCCACTATCCGCGTATTTGCCAAATCCCATGTCCAGGTTTGATTTCCCCACCAATAAATTTCCTTTTTTCATATGTTTTTACATAGTAACCAGATGTTGAGAGATACAGATGAGGGGAATTTTCTATCGTATCTCATATGTTCATTTTTTATGCTCCAAGACTGATGGGAAGTTCTTTTTCTGTTGTTAAAAATTTGGCCATGTGTTGATAGATAACAGTGCAAAATCCTGAATCCCATCGTATCTGTGAGTttcattttcttgaaaattgtAACTTCGTGATTGATACAAGTCACGTATAATTCAAAATTTGTTTGGTTTATGCAATCTTTGGTATCTTCTGCAGTTAACATACTTTTTGCCAGATGAATTCAAACGACTTGTGACAGGAAAGTTTGTGTCTTGAATTCGTTTTGAACAGCCCCGAGACACATGTTATGTTGCAAGTGAGGGATTGACACAACTAGCTTACAGTGGTTATCAGCCTCATGCTTATACCTGGAATGATTTTCCACCCCTAAAGGATATCTTGGATTTGGTAAAATTGCATTCTTTGGCCATTTTAAGGAATACCTATAAGACAAACCGATTATGTAATCTCTGAAGTACCATAAAGTTTATCCATATTGCTTGTTTTGTTGCTACTATCTAGGTTCTCAAAGCTATTCCTGGAAGCAGTTTCAATAGCTTACTCCTGAATAGGTATAATGGAGGCAATGATTATGTAGGCTGGCATGCGGATGATGAAAAACTCTACGGACCAACTCCCCAAATTGCTTCGGTTTCATTGGGTTGCGAACGTGACTTTCTGTTGAAGAAGAAACCTAGTAGAGTTGTGCGAGGTATGGAAAATAATCTTCTTGTTTGCATTTTTTGAGAATGGTCGAATATCAGCATCATTTTTGAGAGACATTTCAAATACCCCAGTAATCCTTGTGTATGCATAAGGCTTTTTCTCATTTATTTGAGCAGTTTGCAAGCAAATGATTGGCTTTGTTCAATGGAGCTTTCAGCGTTACGAAGattcaaataataaattataatgtTGTGACTTGTGATGTACTGTTTTCCAGATGAGCAAGCTAAAAGAAATGAAGGTGGACCTCCCAGCAAGAGATCAAAGAAAGTTAACCATGGTGACCAACATAGTTTTGTATTAAAGCATGGCTCACTGCTGGTAATGAGTGGCTACACCCAGCGGGATTGGCTCCACTCAGTCCCCAAGCGTGTGAAAGCCGAATCAATGCGAATCAATCTCACATTCAGGCGCATTCTCTAATTGATACAAGTCTTTGCTATAAATGATACTCATTGATTTTGATTTACCGAGTATGGTTGCGCCATCAAAACATCACCCTAGTTCGCCGGCTGAGAGTGTTCCGGTTCAGTAATGCAGTGAAATATAGCATTAGAAAATGACTCGACCAGTGTTTCAGGGATTTTGATGCTTATTTTCTAGTTAGAAGCTCTGCAGTTCCTTGCTGGGGATATCGGATTTCTTGCGCTTGTAAATTCTATTTTGCTCACAGTCGTCGGTCAGTTTCTGTTTCGAACATgattattctatgctacacATGCGCCGCTGTAATTCTTCCCCTATAAAGTAGACAAAGCCGGTCATGATCACGGAGGAGTCTATGCTACCCCAACCGGGCAGAGCCCGGATGGGGTAGCAACGGCCTGGATCACCCGGGAGATCACATCGGGTGATCAGGGCCCTTGATGCTGGCAGATCGGGCAGTGCCCGACTGCCAGCATAGACTCACTCCATGATCACAtgtcaatttttaaaaaaatgcgaGGACCTACTCTATTCCCTTTTTTTTCCCTTCAAAGCATCTGATGGAAAATTTGCAATAGTATTATCAAGTTATGAGAGCATGTACAAGGGGCGATCCCAACTTGATCGCCCCATTTAAATATTGCCCCCTCCAAGGGGCAATGATATTGCACGAGGAAACTTCCTCGTGCAATCAAGATTGTGGGCCCCGCGCGGACACTCTTCGCGCGGTGAAACCCACAAatcttgtttttcttttttttatataattttttttaaacatggtAGGGAGTTGatctattattttaatttataaaaatgattttaattaaaaataaattgttaaaaaaatcaaaaaaattaagaataattaataaaaatatttaaaaaggtcaatgattatatttttcaaaatcaatgaaattttatttttagtgtcAAGTTTTAttcatgtgtttttttttcatgtttgttttttattttggaatattatgtatgcttttaaaattatttttttatttttttaaaaaatattattttttatttcttatatttatgtgcatttttttaatgtagtttttaaatttaattatgtttatttttaatttgttatatttatgtgtatttttattatgtttgaaaaatattatttaattgattaaaaaattattatttcaacATCACCACTACAACATCAACACACCATTGTAGGAACAAACAATGAAGTTATCAATACTGACATCATCATGCGATCAAGTTATCAACTTAACTATATCAATTTTCTTACGTCCTTGTACATGCTATTGATCTTTTTCCCCTTTTTCTTTTACGCATGTGATTTATTACTATTTTATTTCCATCATTATTCCAGTccaatttaaatactgtatttttttttgaaatacaaCACTGTACTTTTTGCAtccaaaatttattatttaaaattagatttttttaGATTACAACTATGTTATAtcatctttttaaaaaataattattatatttttttaaaacatcaaTGCAAGGAAAAAATACATGTAAATACCAGCTTTTATTTCACAATacgatataattttaaaatttcttttggTCGATATCTcgacaaatgcaaaatatataatttttaagaacatatgaaatttcaaaaaaaaaagaaaaagaacacaacactaaaaaaaaaagaaaaaagaacacatgaatatttattaaaaaaaaatcacaaaatcatttGTCTAAGTAATATTTGATTAATAggattcattaaaaaaaaaaaaacaggtaATATTTGATAAGATAAGGAGGGGTAGAAAGGCACAGTttccaataaaaaaaactcGGTACGCTGACTCAAGCGGGACTTCAATTCCCACCACCTCTCGGGGGTTGTCAGTCGGTGATCCTCCGTCGCCAAATCGCCGAACCGAGCAAACGCAGCGTCGAAGAAAGGCGGTGTTGCCAAGGAAAATCGGCTGATTGTAGTTCAACGTTTCCGTAGCTTGGTGTGTGATTATTTCGATCGCCCCGAACGACTTCCCATTTTGAGTTCTTCCTCTTTCTTATATTtcctttatcatatttttttCGGTTTGAATGTGTTCGCAGATCATTGTCATTAAATTTCGCGACTCTTTTAATTCCGACGTTATCGGTAGTtagatttctttttttttaaaaaaaaaaattgatgatcATGAGGTGGTACTCTGTTTTCTTTGATGCTACATGGAGGGTTTTCTTCATgtacaaattcaaaatttttagtttCCCAATGTTAATTGTTCGAGAAGATTTGCTACTGTGTCTGCATTTCGTGTCGAtcttcgttttatttttcttttccaaTTTGGCTGTTTGATGTCTTCTCTGGGTTTCTGCAGATTTTTATTGCAGACTCCCATGGCTGGAGATGACGCTATTAAACCTAGAGGTGATAAGTCTTCTTTCGCGCTTAGAATCTGTAATTAAGATTCTATCAATTCATGTGTCAAGAGTCCATGTCAATTTGCTTGGTCGTTATATAGTGAAATTTATGTACGCCTTTCCTTTTTAAACTAGCTATTAATAACACTCCAGTTGATTTGGATGGTTGCTTTTGTGTTGCATTACTCGAGCTTTATAAAGATCAGCTAAATTGATGAATTTTGCTCAGATGTTTGTATTGTTGGTGTTGCACGGACACCAATGGGTGGCTTGCTTGGTTCTCTTTCATCTTTGCCTGCCACAAAGCTTGGTTCTATAGCTATTAAATGTGAGATCACTTTAAAATTGCACTTAAAGTATAGTTTAACTCAATTCTGATTTTTTGTGATTGAATCTCATGTCCAATCTAAAAGCTGCTCTATTTTTTAAGGTGCTCTAAAAAGGGCTGGGGTAGATCCTTCTCTGGTGCAAGAAGTCTTCTTTGGAAACGTTCTTAGTGCAAATTTGGGCCAAGCCCCTGCAAGGCAGGCTGCTCTAGGTGCAGGTATACCCAATTCGGTAATCTGCACCACCATTAACAAAGTGTGTTCATCCGGAATGAAAGGTTGGTGGGCATTTCTGTCATAGCATTTGCTTCCTATTTGAAAGATTCTGGAATGACTTCATCATGTATTTATCATTGACCCAGCAACCATGATTGCGGCACAAACGATAAAAGTGGGTGATAATGATGTAGTAGTTGCTGGGGGCATGGAAAGTATGTCGAATGCACCAAAGTATTTGCCTAGTGGAAGGTAATCATTCTGATTATTTAACTTATATCATCGTGTTTCttctttcagtttttttttaaaaaggagcA comes from Henckelia pumila isolate YLH828 chromosome 4, ASM3356847v2, whole genome shotgun sequence and encodes:
- the LOC140864864 gene encoding heavy metal-associated isoprenylated plant protein 7-like encodes the protein MGEEKKEEGNKEEKNIKEEAVKEDKKEEAKKKDEEEPQQIILKVDMHCEACARKVTRSLKGFQGVEDVTADCKASKVVVKGNAADPSKVCQRIQKKTGRKVELISPLPKPPEEISNKEEPKPEPKEEKKAEPPPVINVVLKVRMHCDACAQALQKRIGRIQGVESVTTDIANDQVTVKGVVDPDKLVNDVYKKTGKQASVVKDEEKKEEEEEEEKKAEEKKDEKQDQDKKQAGDQESKEEDDKKTDIKKNEYWPPKYNLEYAYAPQMFSDENPNACSVM
- the LOC140867499 gene encoding uncharacterized protein, producing the protein MSRFMGGRLALIMKTAFLVFIVIIICVETPVEARRILNSEVDELLVDWAGYGEEKLSTVVISGKLVCHAGANDQISIHVPNPVSGASMAVFCVTNGSWTKKLWAKGKTDSYGEFIIDLPSHLHAIPNLEKTCQVKVLHLPKNSPCRQSFTGKHKGIKLSSRHEGVRTYTTNNIHLMSKPCHDHMRNRGKKEVAAMSAL
- the LOC140866275 gene encoding DNA oxidative demethylase ALKBH2 encodes the protein MSGGLLNLKSVGDPIGDPDPGNESVEKPKKVTEVDLGNGSQVLHMPRFISYQDSCQFFDYLNENIPWIRPTIRVFAKSHVQPRDTCYVASEGLTQLAYSGYQPHAYTWNDFPPLKDILDLVLKAIPGSSFNSLLLNRYNGGNDYVGWHADDEKLYGPTPQIASVSLGCERDFLLKKKPSRVVRDEQAKRNEGGPPSKRSKKVNHGDQHSFVLKHGSLLVMSGYTQRDWLHSVPKRVKAESMRINLTFRRIL